ACCGGCAGTCCGGGCGTCTTCTCCGGCGTGGGCTCGTCGCCGGCGGGGGCTGCGGGGGGCTGGCCAAGGGCGGCTGCGCCGGAACCGTTCACTGGGAGGTCTCCTTGTCGTTGTTCTTGGTGAGGTCGACTTCCAGCGCGTTGATGCCGGACTGGAGCCAGCCTAAAAACTGGTGTCGGGCCTGGTTGTGGCCTCGCAGGAAAGCGGCCTCGGTGTCGGCCTTGACCTCGGGGGTGGCCAGCACCCGCTCCAGGCGGTCGCGCATCTCGTTAGCGGCGCTCTCGACATCGGCGCGGCGGCGGCGTTCCAGCGCGACCTCACGCTGGGCGTATTCGAGCTGCTGGCGCGCGGCCTTGAGCTCCCGCTTGAGCGTCTTCTTGGTCCTCTTGTGGTCCACGGCTCAGTCCTTGAAGCTGTAGTCGCCGCGGCCGGCGCGCATGCGCTGCATCGCGATGGAGAAATACGGGCAGAACTCGCACAAGAACCTGTTGGACTTGACCGGTGACAGGCCGAGGTCTTTTCGCTCGGCCTTGGTGTCGGGGATCAGGCGCTTCTTCTCGCTCTTGAAGTCGCCGCAGTTCTTGGTTCTGTTGCGGGATTTCCAGCAGGTGAAGGCGTCTTCCTTGAAGGTTGCCTTGACCTCGTAAAACTTGTCGCCCAGGCCCTTGCCGGTGCGGGCGTTGATCTGCTCGATGATCATCTGCCGGGCGTTGGGGTCTTTCCAGTGCTTCTCGGGCACGTCGAACAGGGCGCCGCCGCGGTGGCGGTTTCCGTCGGGGTACTGGTGTCGGGAAGCCAGATAGTCCAGCAGGTGGTCACCCCGGACGTCCCCCTCATACCAAGGGAGCTCCTCAATGGACTTGCACTCGCCGCACAGCAGTAGCCGCAGCTTGGAATCGTCAGACATGCGCCAGGTCTTTCTGCAGATCAGGGGGTCAATTAGGAAATCGGAGCGTTCCAGAGCGCTGCCCAGGTGAGCCGGCCCACGGCGCCGTCGACAGACAGGCGGTGCTCGTCCTGGAAGGCCCGGACCACCTGCGCCGTCTTAGGGCCGTAGCGGCCGTCGACCTCGATGGACCAACCGCGTTCCTTCAGCCGGGCCTGCAGCCGCCGGACACCGTTGTTGGGCTTGGTCTTGCCGCTGTTACGTGCCTGGGAGAACCAGTCGTCGGGGGCCAGCGGGAACTTCGGTGCGCTGTCGCCGGCGGCGGGGCGGCCGACGGGCTTGGTGGCCACCGGCGGCGGGATCGGGGCGCCGGCCTTGGCGTACTTGGGGTAGCCGAAGCCGACGAACAGGCTGCGGTCGCGGTAGCGGATGGCCACCTGGTCGGCGGTGTTGCCCTCGATGGTGACGACCCGACCCCGGGCGTCAGTGCCTAGGACGATGACCACGTGGTCGATCGCGGAGATGATCTTGGTGCCCGACCAGTCGATGAAGCCGATGGCACCTAGGGTGGGCTTGGCGCCCCAGCGGCCGTTGCGGGCGAACCAGGCGGCGTGGTGGGGGGTGTATGCGTACTCGCCGACGATGTCGACGGCTTCCTCGCCGCCGGCCTCGTGCGCGCAGTAGACCACGAACATGTCGCACCAGGCGGCCTTGTCGAACGCGCTGTTCTTCTGGCGGTCGCCGTACCACTGGCCGAACTTCGTCGCGCCGTTCTTCTCGGCGTAGCCCTCGTAGGACTTGGCTACCCTGATCAGCTGCTCAGCAGTGAAGCTCATGCCACACCGCCGCTCAGCTCGTCGAAGGTTGGCAGCCCGAGCACCTCGCCGCCCTGCGCGCCGTCGCTATCGCGCACCGGCGCCATACCAGGGACGTTGACCGGGACCGGGGAGACATACACAGCGGGGGCATACTCGTACTCGCTCACGCCAGACTCCCCTTGGTTCCAAGCAGCCCGACCATGACGTGGCCCGGGTAGGTGTTGGAGGGGGAGGCGTCCGGGCCGCTGCGGTCAACGCGGGGCTTGCGGATGGCGCCGTCGGTCATGCCTTCGTGCAGCTCGTCCTTACAGCTGCGGGGGGTTGCATAAGCCATTTACGCGATCCGCTTTCCGGTACCGTTGGGCTTCCGCCTGTCATTGAAAATGTCAGCCAGCGGAGGCCCCGCACCGTCGGTGTCCTGGACGGTGAACTTCACGTTGTCGCCAATTCCACCGCGCCGCCGGTCGGTGGCCTTCATCGGCCTCTTCGTGCC
This genomic stretch from Streptosporangium brasiliense harbors:
- a CDS encoding C40 family peptidase, whose amino-acid sequence is MSFTAEQLIRVAKSYEGYAEKNGATKFGQWYGDRQKNSAFDKAAWCDMFVVYCAHEAGGEEAVDIVGEYAYTPHHAAWFARNGRWGAKPTLGAIGFIDWSGTKIISAIDHVVIVLGTDARGRVVTIEGNTADQVAIRYRDRSLFVGFGYPKYAKAGAPIPPPVATKPVGRPAAGDSAPKFPLAPDDWFSQARNSGKTKPNNGVRRLQARLKERGWSIEVDGRYGPKTAQVVRAFQDEHRLSVDGAVGRLTWAALWNAPIS